The Gambusia affinis linkage group LG11, SWU_Gaff_1.0, whole genome shotgun sequence genome contains a region encoding:
- the LOC122840182 gene encoding protocadherin-17-like — MRLSAPVFLLLWVKALTLKNLNYSVPEEQGPGTVIGNIAKDGGYGTVERGKKSNFRVLENSAPHLVDVDPESGLIFTKQRIDRETLCRRNPKCQLSMEVFANDKEICMIKIDIQDINDNSPSFPSDHVNIDISENAAAGTRFPLTIAHDSDSGENGIKTYQVTRDDYNTFSLDLKVRGDGTIYPELVVQRPLDREDQSHHTLLLTAIDGGEYPRSGSMQINVRVTDSNDNSPVFEKSSYVLEILENSPPGKILIDLNATDQDELSNGQVVYSFTGYASERIQDLFSIDPNTGVIKVQGEIDFEENPIIEFDVQAKDLGPNPIPGHCKITVKVLDKNDNLPIISFVSVRQGAISEAAPPESVIALVRVTDKDSGRNGQLQCRVLGNVPFRLQENNDNFYTLLTDRPLDRETKDEYNVTIVARDNGNPSLNNTRSFTVKILDENDNAPRFTKTLYVLQVPENNIPGEYLGSVVAHDPDVGRNGTVSYSILPSHIGDVSVYTYVSVNPTNGAIYASRSFNYEQTKSFEFKVQAKDSGSPHMESTSTVRVNVLDVNDNLPVIILPLLLNDTAEIPVPRNVGIGYIIATVKAVDHDHGESGHLTYEITEGNDDHLFEIDPVGGEVRTAHALWEEIAPVVELVVRVTDHGKPPLSAVAKLIIKANTETTTGGGSSASGEQQHWDVSLPLIVTLCIISVMLLAVMTAIAVKSKHQDKDAGNYNCRMAEYSNPPVGKGKKKRINKSDIMLVQSEMEERDSASRMNVVSSPSLITSPICFDYQSPLPLTLPRSEVMYLKTTPNSLTVPRSGCHSSFAGLNTETQANRMSVIQTENFSSEPNYSGSRQPFVQSSTFKDAERASLRDSGHGDSDQADSDQDTNKGSHCDTSAREALKMKAAAVNGQPFEKEQDKSVHCTDECRALGHSDRCWMPKLRVGSQADSADNRTNLFIPVGMDAMVETEIYGTISCSSRKTLTTFGKEQRDSTILVANVKPYLKSQRALSPPLQESPSASSSPTKSGAPPNLASREPNEERDGGSDSSAYGPPDGQCSPLHTELEEPSYLTCELRPKSLSSCLIHSSVISQECGGSDCAPDQRDSGN, encoded by the exons ATGCGTCTCTCTGCACCCGTTTTCCTTTTGCTGTGGGTGAAAGCCCTCACGTTAAAAAACCTCAATTATTCTGTCCCGGAGGAGCAGGGACCTGGAACTGTTATAGGCAATATAGCAAAAGACGGCGGATATGGGACTGTAGAGAGAGGGAAGAAATCCAACTTCAGGGTGCTGGAGAATTCAGCCCCGCATCTGGTGGATGTTGACCCCGAGAGTGGACTAATCTTCACCAAACAAAGGATTGACAGAGAGACGCTATGTAGGCGCAACCCCAAGTGCCAGCTCTCTATGGAGGTGTTCGCCAATGACAAGGAAATTTGCATGATCAAGATTGATATACAGGACATCAACGACAACTCCCCCAGTTTCCCTTCAGATCATGTGAATATTGATATCTCCGAGAATGCAGCTGCTGGGACACGCTTCCCCCTCACTATTGCACATGACTCAGATTCTGGGGAAAATGGGATAAAGACCTATCAGGTTACAAGAGATGACTACAATACCTTTTCTTTGGACTTAAAAGTGAGGGGTGATGGGACTATATACCCAGAACTGGTGGTTCAGAGACCCCTTGATAGGGAGGATCAGAGTCATCACACTCTTCTTCTTACTGCAATTGATGGTGGGGAGTATCCGAGATCGGGCTCCATGCAAATCAACGTCAGAGTGACTGATTCAAATGACAATAGCcctgtttttgaaaaatcttcCTATGTGCTAGAGATTCTTGAGAATTCTCCCCCTGGAAAAATACTTATAGATCTGAATGCCACTGACCAGGATGAGTTAAGCAACGGGCAGGTGGTCTATTCCTTCACTGGATATGCATCTGAGCGAATACAAGATTTGTTCTCAATAGACCCAAACACTGGCGTCATTAAGGTCCAGGGAGAGATTGACTTTGAGGAGAATCCAATCATAGAGTTTGATGTGCAGGCAAAGGATCTGGGGCCCAATCCGATACCAGGACATTGTAAAATTACTGTGAAAGTACTTGACAAAAATGATAACCTGCCAATAATAAGTTTTGTCTCTGTTCGGCAGGGAGCAATCAGTgaagcagctcctccagagtctgTCATAGCACTGGTCAGAGTGACTGATAAAGACTCAGGGCGTAATGGCCAGCTCCAGTGCCGGGTTCTGGGAAATGTCCCCTTCAGACTTCAGGAAAACAATGATAATTTCTACACTCTGCTTACAGACAGACCTCTGGACAGAGAAACGAAAGATGAATATAATGTCACAATTGTTGCAAGAGACAATGGGAACCCATCTTTGAACAACACCAGGTCCTTCACTGTGAAAATCTTAGACGAGAACGACAATGCGCCGCGCTTCACAAAGACACTCTACGTACTGCAGGTGCCTGAGAACAACATCCCGGGAGAGTACTTGGGCTCCGTCGTGGCACATGATCCAGATGTAGGTCGTAATGGAACTGTTTCATACTCCATACTGCCATCCCACATTGGAGATGTATCTGTCTACACATACGTGTCTGTTAATCCCACAAACGGAGCAATCTACGCTTCTCGCTCCTTCAACTATGAGCAGACAAAATCCTTTGAGTTCAAGGTTCAAGCAAAAGATAGTGGCTCTCCTCACATGGAGAGCACTTCTACAGTCAGGGTCAATGTCCTTGATGTGAATGACAATCTTCCAGTTATTATTTTACCCCTGCTGCTGAATGATACGGCTGAGATCCCAGTACCTAGAAACGTGGGAATTGGGTACATTATTGCTACAGTAAAAGCAGTGGACCATGACCATGGAGAAAGTGGGCACTTAACCTATGAGATCACAGAGGGAAACGATGACCACCTGTTTGAGATAGACCCAGTGGGAGGAGAGGTCAGAACTGCCCATGCTCTCTGGGAGGAGATTGCCCCAGTGGTTGAGCTGGTGGTGAGAGTAACTGACCATGGCAAACCCCCCTTATCTGCTGTGGCTAAGCTGATCATTAAGGCAAATACAGAAACAACGACAGGAGGGGGTTCCAGCGCGAGTGGGGAACAGCAGCACTGGGACGTGTCCCTGCCCCTCATAGTTACCCTCTGCATTATCTCTGTCATGCTCCTGGCCGTCATGACTGCCATCGCTGTCAAGTCCAAGCATCAAGATAAGGATGCTGGGAATTATAACTGCCGCATGGCTGAGTACTCCAATCCTCCGGTggggaagggaaaaaagaaaaggatcaACAAGAGTGACATCATGTTGGTGCAGAGTGAGATGGAGGAGAGGGATTCTGCGAGCCGGATGAATGTTGTCAGCAGCCCATCCCTGATCACTTCACCCATATGCTTCGACTACCAGAGCCCGCTGCCGCTCACACTgcccaggtcagaggtcatgtaCCTGAAAACTACCCCAAACAGCCTGACTGTGCCCAGGTCGGGGTGCCACTCCAGCTTTGCTGGGCTGAACACAGAAACTCAAGCGAACAGGATGTCAGTGATACAG ACTGAAAATTTCTCATCAGAGCCCAATTATTCTGGCAGCAGGCAGCCATTTGTTCAAAG CTCAACATTTAAGGATGCAGAACGAGCAAGTCTCAGAGACAGTGGCCATGGTGATAGTGACCAGGCTGATAGTGACCAGGATACTAATAAAGGCTCACACTGCGACACATCTGCCAGGGAGGCCCTCAAGATGAAAGCGGCAGCAGTTAATGGCCAGCCTTTTGAGAAGG AGCAAGACAAATCAGTCCACTGCACCGATGAATGTCGTGCACTGGGACACTCTGACAGATGCTGGATGCCAAAGTTACGGGTAGGAAGCCAAGCAGACAGCGCAGATAATCGCACCAACCTTTTCATCCCTGTGGGAATGGATGCCATGGTAGAGACAGAGATTTATGGCaccatcagctgcagcagcagaaaaacccTCACCACATTTGGAAAAGAACAGCGGGACAGTACAATCCTCGTGGCCAATGTTAAACCTTACTTAAAATCGCAGCGTGCGCTAAGCCCACCACTCCAAGAGAGTCCATCTGCGTCCAGCAGCCCCACCAAGAGCGGCGCGCCTCCGAACTTGGCCAGCCGAGAGCCCAACGAAGAGAGGGACGGGGGATCAGACAGCAGTGCCTATGGCCCTCCAGATGGCCAGTGCTCCCCGCTGCACACTGAGCTGGAGGAGCCCTCCTACCTGACCTGTGAGCTCAGGCCTAAGTCCCTGTCAAGCTGTCTCATTCACAGCTCTGTCATCAGTCAAGAGTGTGGGGGGTCGGATTGTGCTCCCGACCAGAGGGATTCTGGCAACTGA